In Pseudovibrio brasiliensis, one DNA window encodes the following:
- a CDS encoding FMN-dependent NADH-azoreductase produces the protein MKTLLQINTSMLETDSQSSQLSDKMAENLLSRFAGMRHIKRELSKDPIPHLEHSLFQCFYDPSAAVTPAQQAALALSDTLVSELKEADFIVLGAPMYNLMIPSTLKSWIDYVTRAGQTFQFTETGPIGLLEGKKCYVAITQGGSFLGTAHDLATAYLKSALGLMGITDIEFIYAKGLAMGPQAAEAGLSKANQKIAELA, from the coding sequence ATGAAAACTCTGTTGCAGATCAACACAAGTATGCTGGAAACAGACTCTCAATCCTCGCAGCTTTCCGACAAAATGGCAGAAAACTTGCTTTCCCGTTTTGCGGGCATGCGGCACATCAAACGCGAGCTGAGCAAAGACCCAATCCCGCATCTGGAACATAGCCTTTTTCAATGCTTCTATGATCCAAGCGCTGCCGTTACGCCCGCACAACAAGCAGCATTGGCGCTGTCTGATACGCTGGTTTCTGAGTTGAAGGAGGCAGACTTCATTGTGCTTGGCGCGCCGATGTACAATCTGATGATCCCGTCTACGCTCAAGTCATGGATCGACTACGTGACCCGTGCAGGGCAGACCTTTCAGTTTACGGAAACCGGACCGATTGGCCTGCTGGAAGGCAAAAAGTGTTATGTGGCGATCACGCAGGGTGGAAGCTTCCTCGGCACTGCCCATGATCTGGCAACGGCTTACCTCAAATCCGCTCTGGGCCTGATGGGCATCACGGATATCGAGTTCATCTATGCGAAAGGGCTGGCTATGGGGCCACAAGCCGCTGAAGCGGGCCTGAGCAAAGCCAATCAGAAGATCGCTGAACTGGCCTAA
- a CDS encoding SDR family oxidoreductase: MTKPLIIITGASSGIGAAIAKSFSAAGHPLLLLARRVEQMEALGLPNTLCRGVDVTDRDQLIAAVKEAEDKFGPADAIVNNAGCMLLGDLSVQDPSEWDRMIDLNVKGVLNGIHAVLPGMKARKGGSIINVSSIAGRKTFPAHAAYCGTKFAVHAISENLREEVAADNVRVMTIAPGAVQTELLSHTTSQDIIDGYEQWKKEMGGVLDPQNVADTVLFVYQQPQNVNIREVLLAATGQPA, from the coding sequence ATGACAAAGCCACTTATCATTATCACTGGCGCAAGTTCCGGCATTGGTGCAGCGATTGCGAAGTCTTTCAGCGCAGCTGGCCATCCTCTTCTTCTGCTGGCACGTCGCGTTGAGCAGATGGAAGCTCTGGGCCTTCCAAACACTCTGTGCCGCGGCGTTGACGTCACTGATCGTGATCAGCTAATCGCTGCTGTTAAAGAAGCTGAAGACAAGTTTGGTCCGGCAGATGCTATCGTCAACAACGCTGGCTGCATGCTGCTGGGTGATCTGTCTGTGCAGGATCCTTCTGAATGGGATCGCATGATCGACCTGAACGTAAAGGGCGTTCTGAACGGCATCCACGCTGTTCTGCCAGGCATGAAAGCACGTAAGGGCGGTTCCATCATCAACGTCAGCTCCATCGCTGGCCGCAAAACCTTCCCGGCACACGCAGCATACTGCGGCACCAAGTTCGCGGTGCACGCCATCAGCGAAAACCTGCGTGAAGAAGTAGCCGCGGACAACGTGCGCGTCATGACCATCGCTCCGGGTGCTGTGCAGACTGAACTGCTGTCCCACACCACGTCTCAGGACATCATTGATGGTTACGAGCAGTGGAAGAAAGAAATGGGCGGCGTGCTGGACCCACAGAACGTGGCAGACACTGTGCTGTTCGTTTACCAGCAGCCACAGAACGTCAACATTCGCGAAGTTCTGCTCGCAGCAACTGGTCAGCCTGCATAA